The Podospora pseudocomata strain CBS 415.72m chromosome 1 map unlocalized CBS415.72m_1, whole genome shotgun sequence genome has a segment encoding these proteins:
- a CDS encoding uncharacterized protein (COG:A; EggNog:ENOG503P2EM), giving the protein MEKQRPVIELDGRTGEGGGQLVRIACALAAVATVPIRITHVRGNREGPRGGAKGGGLKSQHVTAIEYLATVTNAEVDGLSVGSHTLDFRPRLKPSSLKSRTIKIEADSPAASTLLIFQAIFPFLLFSGSSDKVDEPMTLELSGGTNVSFSLSYEYLDQVLLPTLENAFGIVVQRKLISRGWSLGKASRGKCSFQFNPLRAGETLTFKDNGLGEIYGGGPGDVDLEAIDVSMIVPFAMQESMMQALVTDLEEMFPDVEVNFKVTEDSGQDSRIYVLLVGRSGELRWGRDMLTSTPKKTKAKGSAMSSESLSQSLSRKLCKELFDEVSAGGVVDEFLQDQLAIFQALAEGKTSFPRTHDENGELEQAMNKLSLDEKLRKDKTIIPFGEGSLHAKTARWVTAELLPEVKWYNKGRICHGVGMQMEKVSTR; this is encoded by the exons ATGGAAAAGCAACGACCCGTTATCGAACTCGACGGGAGGacaggtgaaggaggcggccAGCTGGTGCGCATAGCATGTGCactcgccgccgtcgccaccGTCCCAATCCGCATAACACATGTCCGTGGGAATCGTGAAGGCCCTCGGGGAGGTGCCAAAGGCGGAG GTCTCAAATCCCAACACGTCACCGCCATCGAATATCTCGCCACAGTAACCAACGCCGAAGTCGACGGACTCTCCGTCGGCTCTCACACCCTCGATTTCCGCCCTCGCCTcaagccctcctccctcaaatcccGCACCATCAAGATCGAAGCCGACTCCCCCGCCGCTTCgaccctcctcatcttccaggCCATCTTTCCCTTCCTCCTATTTTCTGGCAGCAGCGACAAGGTCGACGAGCCAATGACGCTCGAGCTCTCGGGCGGAACCAacgtctccttctccctcagctACGAGTACCTCGACCAAGTCCTCTTACCAACCCTCGAAAACGCCTTTGGCATCGTCGTGCAGCGGAAGCTGATTTCCCGCGGGTGGAGTCTGGGTAAAGCATCACGGGGAAAGTGCTCGTTTCAGTTCAACCCTCTTAGGGCAGGGGAGACGTTAACGTTCAAGGACAATGGGTTGGGCGAGATTTACGGCGGTGGTCCGGGGGATGTCGATCTCGAAGCTATTGACGTGTCGATGATCGTCCCCTTTGCCATGCAAGAGTCCATGATGCAGGCACTCGTGACAgacttggaggagatgtttcCTGATGTGGAGGTCAATTTCAAGGTGACGGAGGATTCGGGGCAGGACTCGAGGATATACGTCCTGCTGGTAGGAAGGTCGGGCGAACtaaggtgggggagggatatgCTCACTTCGACGCCGAAGAAGACAAAGGCTAAGGGGTCGGCGATGAGCTCGGAGTCGTTGAGCCAGAGTTTGTCGAGGAAGTTGTGCAAGGAACTGTTTGACGAAGTTTCTGCGGGGGGCGTGGTGGATGAGTTTTTGCAGGACCAGCTGGCGATTTTCCAGGCTTTGGCTGAGGGAAAGACGTCGTTCCCGCGGACTCATGATGAGAATGGCGAGTTGGAGCAGGCCATGAACAAGCTCAGCCTGGATGAGAAGTTACGGAAGGATAAGACTATCATTCCGTTTGGAGAGGGGAGTTTGCATGCCAAGACAGCCAGGTGGGTGACGGCGGAGCTGTTGCCTGAGGTCAAGTGGTACAACAAGGGGAGGATATGCCATGGTGTTGGTATGCAGATGGAGAAGGTGTCAACGCGGTAA
- a CDS encoding uncharacterized protein (COG:I; EggNog:ENOG503NUND) → MRFQLVPETQTALVLLRRRASLPCSRIKTRWLGVGKLGVRRSSGLTRSISEGHRHVPLLGMTIPEHFNTMAEKYADHRAVTSVPAIRNVNKSLLGYEVHWNPRTLTYRELDSISNILAHSLRAQGVQKGDRVAVSLGNCWEFAALTYAVYKLGAILVPLNPQFNAEQVTAALNHLEVKLLIISAMTDLAYKPGQGRSNIPLLKTIVPDLTTGTIKSPTVKSLEKVIVVDNSKTHFPSPPKISEYPSLTPFDTIWLHDAKHINPIIPDSPLSPSETINIQFTSGTTSHPKAAMLTHENILNNGHLIAQRMGLDPSDRIICPPPLFHCFGCILGYMACATTGAEIMFPSPAFDPAATIVMAHKEKATGLYGVATMFVSMFEELANLKHRKNYLRPVYENLQEGKKAFPLLKKGIAAGSSVPQSLMHKIYANFGLEDLVICYGMTETSPVSCMTTPDDPFEKRTSTVGRVMPHTTVKIVDPENKGRILPIGEKGELAAAGYLVMKGYWGDEGRTNEVRVAERDEDGQERVWMYSGDEASMDEEGYVAITGRIKDLIIRGGENIHPLEIENCLFQHEYVAEVSVVGVPCDRHGESVGAFVIAHEGVGVEMEGMESDKDVGEEGKKVLTAEMVREWVRSRLSAHLVPKHVWFVREYPKTASGKIQKFKLRDMAKRWLLEAEERKQQQ, encoded by the exons ATGAGATTCCAGTTGGTGCCAGAGACTCAAACGGCTctggtgctgctgcgaaGGCGTGCGAGCCTGCCTTGCAGTCGCATCAAGACGAGATGGCTAGGCGTTGGAAAGTTGGGTGTGCGGAGAAGCAGTGGTTTGACAAGGAGCATCAGTGAAGGGCATCGTCAT GTTCCATTACTGGGAATGACTATCCCCGAACACTTCAATACCATGGCGGAGAAATACGCCGACCACAGGGCAGTGACCAGTGTGCCTGCCATACGCAACGTGAACAAGTCCTTGCTGGGCTATGAAGTCCACTGGAACCCGCGCACCCTCACCTATCGGGAACTTgactccatctccaacatcctCGCACATTCGTTGCGAGCGCAAGGAGTCCAGAAAGGCGACAGAGTTGCTGTCAGCCTGGGAAACTGCTGGGAGTTTGCTGCCCTCACCTATGCAGTCTACAAATTAGGCGCTATTCTCGTCCCGCTGAACCCTCAGTTCAATGCCGAGCAAGTCACAGCCGCCCTAAACCATCTCGAGGTCAAActtctcatcatcagcgCCATGACAGACCTCGCATACAAGCCCGGCCAAGGAAGAAGTAATATACCCTTACTCAAGACCATCGTCCCAGACCTCACCACAGGCACCATTAAAAGCCCAACAGTGAAAAGCCTCGAAAAAGTAATCGTCGTGGACAACTCAAAAACACACTTCCCCAGCCCCCCAAAGATCTCGGAGTAcccatccctcacccccttcgaCACCATATGGCTCCACGACGCGAAAcacatcaaccccatcatccccgactcccccctttccccgtCAGAAACAATCAACATCCAATTCACCTCgggcaccacctcccaccccaaagcAGCGATGCTCACCCACGAAAACATCCTCAACAACGGCCACCTCATCGCCCAGCGCATGGGTCTCGACCCCTCGGATCGAATCAtctgcccccctcccttatTCCACTGCTTCGGCTGCATCCTGGGGTATATGGCCTGCGCGACCACGGGAGCAGAAATCATGTTCCCCTCCCCGGCCTTTGACCCAGCCGCCACGATCGTCATGGCCCACAAGGAAAAAGCCACGGGTCTGTACGGGGTGGCAACAATGTTTGTGTCCATGTTTGAGGAGCTCGCCAACCTGAAACATCGAAAGAATTATCTACGGCCCGTCTACGAGAACTTACAAGAGGGCAAGAAGGCGTTCCCGTTGCTGAAAAAGGGGATCGCGGCGGGGAGTTCGGTGCCGCAGAGTTTGATGCACAAGATTTACGCCAATTTTGGGTTGGAGGACCTGGTGATTTGCTATGGGATGACGGAGACAAGCCCGGTGAGCTGCATGACTACGCCTGATGATCCGTTCGAGAAGAGGACGAGCACGGTGGGCAGGGTGATGCCGCATACGACGGTCAAGATTGTTGACCCGGAGAATAAGGGGAGGATATTGCCGattggggagaagggggagttggcggcggcggggtatTTGGTTATGAAGGGGTACTGGGGGGACGAGGGGAGGACGAacgaggtgagggtggcggaacgggatgaggatggacaGGAGAGGGTCTGGATGTACAGCGGGGATGAGGCGAGtatggatgaggagggctATGTGGCTATCACAGGGAGGATCAAGGATTTGATCAtcaggggaggggagaatATCCATCCGCTGGAGATTGAGAACTGTTTGTTTCAGCATGAGTACGTGGCCGAGGTAAGCGTGGTTGGGGTGCCGTGTGACAGGCACGGGGAGAGCGTGGGCGCGTTTGTGATTGCGCATGAAGGGGTcggggtggagatggaagggATGGAGAGTGATAaggatgttggggaggagggaaagaaggTGTTGACTGCGGAaatggtgagggagtgggtgaggagtCGGCTGAGCGCGCATTTGGTGCCGAAGCATGTTTGGTTTGTGAGGGAGTACCCCAAGACAGCGAGTGGGAAGATTCAGAAGTTCAAGTTGAGGGATATGGCGAAGAGGTGGTtgctggaggcggaggagaggaagcaacaacaatga
- a CDS encoding uncharacterized protein (EggNog:ENOG502GUIC; COG:S), which produces MSTTTSNNPNPNPNTPAAPSGPGSTKIAGKLELLSRQNRYQPPLSSSSSARSSPFPTHLGLFAYGTLTIDAVMHALLDRVPPSTLTSAPGWRAAGLPDLPYPGLVADLTSVAPGRAYNDLTEREWAILDSFENPKYDVARVTLASGAEVLAYIWPADPPALTTTWTVDFIDTEGMEDYLAMCVEFRQDWEESQRSKTS; this is translated from the exons atgtccaccaccacatctaacaacccaaacccaaaccccaacacccccgcaGCGCCTAGTGGGCCCGGCTCCACCAAAATCGCGGGGAAGCTGGAGTTGCTATCCCGGCAGAACCGCTACCAACCGCCGctatcgtcatcatcatcagcccgctcctcccccttcccaacccacctCGGCCTCTTCGCCTACGGCACATTAACCATCGATGCGGTGATGCACGCCCTGCTAGACCGGGTGCCGCCGTCAACGCTGACTTCAGCGCCCGGGTGGAGAGCAGCTGGCTTGCCGGATTTACC ATACCCAGGGCTTGTCGCCGACCTGACAAGTGTGGCACCAGGGAGGGCCTACAACGACCTCACAGAGCGAGAATGGGCCATTTTGGACTCTTTTGAGAATCCAAAGTACGACGTCGCGCGGGTCACTCTTGCCAGTGGCGCTGAAGTGCTGGCCTATATCTGGCCTGCTGATCCCCCTGCGCTGACGACCACTTGGACGGTTGACTTCATCGATACTGAAGGCATGGAAGACTACCTAGCCATGTGTGTGGAATTCAGGCAGGACTGGGAGGAGAGCCAGAGGTCAAAGACTTCCTGA
- a CDS encoding uncharacterized protein (COG:Q; EggNog:ENOG503P33Z), producing MAKTVLITGAAGGLGKAIADAFLAGGANVAVCDVNPQRITAVEEEWTKSYDGKFLAQQADVTDEAAFQSLVDATVSKFGRLDVLINNAGVMDDFSPVGACSKETWDRVLNINLSGPYTTSKVAIAQFEKQDPVGGIIINMGSNASIHGFKAGAAYTVSKAGVMALTKNTAGFYGPKGIYSIALLLGGMNTNITDAFAKGMHMEAFQAISASQSPAGLEKMVPIESVAKYCVFLSEKDIATSANGSCVVFNNNWPEA from the coding sequence ATGGCCAAGACAGTCCTCATCACCGGTGCCGCTGGCGGTCTCGGAAAGGCAATCGCCGATGCTTTCCTCGCCGGCGGTGCCAATGTTGCCGTGTGCGACGTCAACCCTCAACGAATCACGGCTGTCGAAGAGGAATGGACCAAGTCCTATGACGGCAAATTCCTCGCTCAACAAGCCGACGTAACAGACGAGGCCGCTTTCCAAAGTCTTGTCGATGCCACTGTCTCCAAATTCGGCCGCCTGGACGTTTTAATCAACAACGCCGGCGTCATGGATGACTTCTCTCCCGTTGGCGCATGCTCCAAGGAGACATGGGACCGTgtcctcaacatcaacctcagCGGGCcatacaccacctccaaggTCGCCATCGCCCAGTTCGAGAAGCAAGATCCCGTCGgtggcatcatcatcaacatggGCTCCAACGCCAGCATTCATGGATTCAAGGCCGGAGCGGCTTACACAGTATCCAAGGCTGGTGTCATGGCGTTGACCAAGAACACGGCAGGCTTCTACGGGCCAAAGGGTATCTACAGCATCGCATTGCTTCTGGGCGGCATGAACACCAACATTACCGATGCCTTCGCCAAGGGCATGCACATGGAGGCGTTCCAAGCCATCTCTGCTTCTCAGTCGCCTGCGGGTCTCGAGAAAATGGTGCCTATTGAGAGCGTGGCCAAGTATTGCGTGTTTTTGTCAGAGAAGGATATTGCGACGAGCGCAAATGGGTCTTGCGTTGTGTTTAACAACAACTGGCCTGAGGCGTAA
- the och1 gene encoding alpha-1,6-mannosyltransferase Och1 (EggNog:ENOG503NUUF; CAZy:GT32; COG:G) produces the protein MLTFRRALVAAVFFIAVLFLTTRSSSPAASAAAVEYPKVQPGAEAERQESQTTASSGQKAADDQAVQNGGHQGGPPKQKPMKDMSRMTLYEKLAYQFPYDVETKFPAYIWQTWKWTPAHGEFTFREQEATWTEQHPGFIHEVITDQVAVHLLRLLYGSVPEVLEAYEALPLPVLKADFFRYLILLARGGIYSDIDTYAIRSALEWVPESVPRDQIGLVIGIEADPDRPDWKDWYSRRIQFCQWTIQSKPGHPVLREVVSRITEQVLKRKRAGSLKDVVDKDVIEFTGPALWTDIIFGYFNDERYFDMENSVGLIDWKNFTGMETARRVGDVIVLPITSFSPGVQQMGAKDYDDPMAFVKHDFEGTWKPESERHIGEQ, from the exons ATGCTCACCTTCCGCCGCGCCCTCGTGGCCGCGGTGTTTTTCATCGctgtcctcttcctcacaaCACGATCGTCATCACCGGCTGCCTCGGCGGCAGCTGTCGAGTATCCAAAAGTACAGCCCGGAGCAGAGGCCGAGAGGCAGGAATCGCAAACAACGGCGTCTTCTGGGCAGAAAGCTGCCGACGACCAAGCGGTACAAAATGGCGGACATCAGGGCGGCCCGCCGAAGCAGAAGCCGATGAAGGATATGTCAAGAATGACGCTTTACGAGAAGCTCGCCTACCAGTTTCCCTACGATGTCGAGACGAAATTCCCAGCTTACATTTGGCAAACGTGGAAATGGACACCAGCGCACGGAGAGTTTACCTTTCGCGAGCAGGAGGCGACATGGACGGAGCAGCACCCAGGGTTTATCCACGAGGTCATCACCGATCAGGTTGCTGTGCAccttctccgtctcctcTACGGATCAGTTCCCGAGGTTCTGGAGGCGTATGAGgcgcttcctcttcctgtgCTCAAGGCCGATTTCTTCCGCTACTTGATCCTGCTTGCCAGAGGAGGTATCTATTCCGACATCGATACGTATGCAATCCGCAGCGCGCTCGAGTGGGTCCCCGAATCAGTCCCGCGCGACCAGATCGGATTGGTTATTGGAATCGAGGCGGATCCAGATCGCCCGGATTGGAAAGATTGGTACAGCCGAAGAATTCAGTTTTGCCAGTGGACCATCCAGAGCAAGCCCGGTCACCCTGTGCTGAGAGAAGTGGTGTCCCGCATTACCGAACAGGTcctgaagaggaagagagccGGTTCGCTCAAGGATGTTGTCGACAAGGATGTTATTGAATTTACTGGCCCAGCCCTTTGGACGGATATTATCTTCGGGTACTTCAACGACGAGCGGTACTTCGACATGGAGAATTCGGTCGGCCTGATTGACTGGAAGAATTTTACTGGCATGGAGACGGCAAGACGTGTGGGAGATGTCATCGTgctccccatcaccagcttCTCACCAGGTGTACAACAGATGGGAGCCAAAGATTACGACGATCCTATGGCGTTTGTGAAGCACGATTTCGAGG GCACATGGAAACCTGAGAGCGAGCGTCACATTGGCGAGCAATGA
- a CDS encoding uncharacterized protein (COG:O; BUSCO:EOG09261HB6; EggNog:ENOG503NVU4) translates to MSSLTSNNKVQLAATAVVSAAVAAGAILSYQRLQKDSRLNRLKQSIPNPGDDESGVQKLTRVGPLPKPDKEDEHNFLLAQRAQAGDFDDELILEQLARNRVFLSDQGLSKLRNSFVIIVGCGGVGSHACAALSRSGVSKIRLIDFDQVTLSSLNRHAVATLADVGLPKVQCLQRRLCAITPWTKFDLRLQKFDGSVAGDLLGDWEGGQRPDFVIDAIDNIESKVELLKYCHDNGLPVISAMGAGTKSDPTRVMVGDIGASFEDGLSRATRRKLKLLGVTSGIPVVYSTEKMGEGKAALLPLSEEEFKKGDVGDLGALPDFRVRILPVLGTMPAVFGYVAANHVILKITGYPMDYQPAKARDKMYEAILAYVQASEEKVVRMIEGGRTDVCVGLKVPITPGDIAFLVEEAFRGRSAVTGVPTKLMLIRWRKPATTTLVRIGEGKDEQKSSNLRLRDLVCMTKEEAVRHQKEVLLGGKSLEDLYSQEVIELVERQQKEAEAYERHRP, encoded by the exons ATGtcatccctcaccagcaacaacaaggtGCAACTAGCCGCAACAGCCGTCGTCTCCGCAGCCGTCGCCGCCGGCGCAATCCTTAGCTACCAACGACTCCAAAAAGACTCACGGCTCAACCGCTTAAAGCAGTCCATCCCCAACCCGGGCGACGACGAATCCGGCGTCCAAAAA CTCACCCGCGtcggccccctccccaaacccgaCAAAGAAGACGAACacaacttcctcctcgcccagcgCGCCCAAGCAGGCGACTTCGATGACGAGCTTATCCTCGAGCAGCTCGCCCGCAACCGCGTCTTCCTCTCCGACCAAGGCCTCTCCAAACTCCGCAATTCCTTCGTGATCATCGTCGGCTGCGGCGGCGTCGGCTCCCACGCCTGCGCCGCCCTCTCCCGTTCCGGCGTGAGCAAAATCCGCCTCATTGACTTTGACCAAgtcaccctctcctctctcaaCCGTCACGCCGTCGCCACCCTCGCAGACGTCGGTCTCCCCAAAGTCCAGTGTCTCCAGCGCAGGTTGTGCGCCATAACACCGTGGACAAAGTTTGATCTGAGGCTTCAAAAGTTTGATGGGTCGGTGGCGGGGGATCTACTCGGGGATTGGGAAGGCGGGCAGAGGCCGGATTTTGTGATTGATGCAATTGACAACATTGAGAGCAAGGTCGAGCTGCTCAAGTACTGTCACGACAATGGGCTGCCTGTGATTTCGGCCATGGGGGCGGGCACGAAGAGCGATCCCAccagggtgatggtgggggataTCGGGGCGAGTTTCGAGGATGGGCTTTCCagggcgacgaggaggaagctgaaGCTTTTGGGGGTCACGAGCGGGATTCCGGTGGtgtactcgaccgagaaGATGGGCGAGGGCAAGGCGGCGCTTTTGCCGctgtcggaggaggagttcaagaagggggatgttggggattTGGGTGCGCTGCCGGATTTTAGGGTGAGGATTCTGCCCGTGTTGGGAACTATGCCGGCGGTTTTTGGATATGTGGCTGCGAATCATGTCATTTTGAAGATCACCG GCTACCCAATGGACTACCAACCCGCCAAGGCCCGCGACAAGATGTACGAGGCCATCCTTGCCTACGTCCAGGCcagcgaggagaaggtggtgcGCATGATCGAAGGAGGCCGCACCGACGTCTGCGTCGGTCTCAAGGTGCCCATCACACCCGGAGACATCGCCTTCTTGGTCGAAGAGGCCTTCAGAGGCAGAAGTGCCGTGACCGGCGTCCCCACAAAGCTCATGCTCATCCGGTGGAGGaagcccgccaccaccaccctcgtccGCATCGGCGAGGGCAAAGACGAGCAAAAGTCTTCCAACCTCAGGCTCCGTGACTTGGTCTGCatgaccaaggaggaggctgtcaGGCATCAGAAAGAGGTGCTTTTGGGCGGCAAGTCTCTCGAGGACCTCTACAGCCAAGAGGTCATCGAGCTCGTGGAGAGGCAGCAaaaggaggccgaggcctATGAACGGCACAGGCCTTGA
- a CDS encoding uncharacterized protein (EggNog:ENOG503PI7T) yields the protein MKVTSLAAALAATLSVAVAEMAATQEMAAAQADWPEWPDWEDLDWTLEEVSPLVVGKGKGGKGQDIVEISIIDPTIEILPFGKGKGNSNKPAPLPQGFKCKPGSYACEWSERKGSGWKVCNVLGEWVYGGSCGKRERCEFNLANKSPYCLPYSYL from the exons ATGAAggtcacctccctcgccgccgccctcgccgccaccctctccgtcgccgtcgccgaGATGGCCGCCACTCAGGAGATGGCCGCCGCCCAGGCTGACTGGCCCGAGTGGCCCGACTGGGAGGACCTCGACTGGACCCTCGAGGAGGTCTCccccctcgtcgtcggcaagggcaagggcggcAAGGGCCAGGACATTGTCGAGATCTCCATCATCGACCCCACCATCGAGATCCTACCCttcggcaagggcaagggcaacagcaacaagcccgcccctctcccccaggGGTTCAAGTGCAAGCCTGGCAGCTACGCCTGCGAGTGGTccgagaggaaggggagcgGGTGGAAGGTGTGCAACGTTttgggggagtgggtg TATGGCGGCTCCTGCggcaagagagagaggtgcgAGTTCAACTTGGCCAACAAGAGCCCTTACTGCTTGCCTTACTCTTACTTGTAA